The Peromyscus maniculatus bairdii isolate BWxNUB_F1_BW_parent chromosome 6, HU_Pman_BW_mat_3.1, whole genome shotgun sequence genome has a segment encoding these proteins:
- the Cpb1 gene encoding carboxypeptidase B, translated as MLLLLALVSVALAHPFEEDFNGNRVFRVSVPDEDHINLIQELANTKPIDFWKPDSATQVKPLTTVDFHVRAEDVAMVENFLEQNEFHYEVLISNVKNVLEAQFDSHTRTSEHSYTKYNKWEKIESWIKQVATDNPDLISQSTIGTTFEGRNMYLLKVGKAKPNKPAIFIDCGFHAREWISPAFCQWFVREAVRTYGQEIHMTRLLDELDFYVLPVVNIDGYVYTWTKSRMWRKTRSTTTGSSCVGVDPNRNFNAGWCEVGASRSPCSDTYCGPAAESEKETKALADFIRKNLSSIKAYFTIHSYSQMMLYPYSYDYKLPENYEELNALVKGAAKELATLHGTKYTYGPGATTIYPAAGGSDDWAYDQGIKYSFTFELRDTGIYGFLLPESQIRQTCEETMLAVKYIANYVLEHLY; from the exons ATGTTGCTGCTACTCGCTCTGGTGAGTGTGGCTTTGGCTCATCCTTTTGAGGAGGACTTTAATGG TAATCGGGTGTTCCGTGTCAGTGTACCTGATGAAGATCACATCAACTTAATTCAGGAGCTGGCCAACACCAAGCCG ATTGATTTTTGGAAACCAGATTCTGCTACACAAGTGAAACCTCTCACTACAGTTGACTTTCATGTTAGAGCAGAAGATGTTGCCATGGTGGAGAACTTTCTGGAGCAGAATGAATTTCACTATGA GGTATTGATAAGCAACGTGAAAAATGTTCTGGAAGCCCAGTTTGATAGCCACACCCGTACAAGTGAACACAGTTACACCAAGTACAACAAATGGGAAAAG ATAGAGTCCTGGATTAAACAAGTTGCCACTGATAATCCAGACCTCATCTCTCAAAGCACCATTGGAACCACATTTGAAGGACGTAACATGTATCTCCTCAAG GTTGGCAAAGCTAAACCAAATAAGCCTGCCATCTTCATTGATTGTGGTTTCCATGCAAGAGAGTGGATTTCTCCTGCATTCTGTCAGTGGTTTGTAAGAGAG GCTGTCCGTACCTATGGACAAGAGATCCACATGACACGGCTTCTTGATGAGTTGGACTTTTATGTTCTGCCTGTGGTCAACATTGACGGTTATGTCTACACCTGGACTAAG AGCCGAATGTGGAGAAAGACCCGCTCTACTACGACTGGAAGTTCCTGTGTGGGCGTGGACCCTAACAGAAATTTTAATGCTGGTTGGTGTG AAGTGGGAGCTTCTCGAAGTCCCTGCTCTGACACGTACTGTGGACCAGCTGCAGAGTCTGAAAAGGAGACAAAGGCCCTGGCAGATTTCATCCGCAAGAACCTCTCCTCTATCAAGGCCTATTTCACGATTCACTCCTACTCCCAAATGATGCTCTACCCTTACTCCTATGACTATAAGCTGCCTGAGAACTATGAGGAATTG AATGCGCTGGTGAAAGGTGCGGCCAAGGAGCTTGCCACTCTGCATGGCACCAAGTACACATACGGCCCAGGAGCAACAACAATCT ATCCTGCTGCTGGGGGCTCAGATGACTGGGCTTATGACCAAGGAATCAAATATTCCTTCACTTTTGAACTCCGGGATACAGGCATCTatggctttctccttcctgagTCCCAGATCCGCCAAACCTGTGAGGAGACAATGCTTGCAGTCAAGTACATAGCCAATTATGTCCTAGAACATCTCTATTAG